The following nucleotide sequence is from Candidatus Kuenenbacteria bacterium HGW-Kuenenbacteria-1.
AAGGGAAAGTTTATAAAGATAGCTTTGAGAAGTTTAGCTGTTTTAGGTGCTATTATAAGTTGTATTAGTGTTTTTGGTTGGTCTCATGCAATGAATCAACGAGATGAAGCAAAAGAGAAATTAGTTACAGCACAAGAAAAAATAGAAAAATCTTCTACAGAAATAAAAAATTTAGAACAAACTAAAAAAACAACAGAAACAACCTTAGAAAATACGCAAAAAGATTTAGAGATAGAAAATAAGAAAGTAGCAAAATTAACAGACGAATTATCAAAAAGACCAACAGAAAAAGATAAATTAAAGTTAACAACAGATTTAGAAACAGCAAAAGAAAAATTAGCAAATTTAAAAGAAAAATTAGCAAAACAGGCTAAAGAGCTACAGCAGGCAATAAATTCACAAAAGGGATTACAGGTAATTGCTGCTGAAACACCTAAAGAAGATATAATAGTTACAACAAATAAAACAGGAACAATGACAATAGGAACAAAAACAGAAACAGCAACCCCAACAGTAAAAACAACAGGAACAGAAACCGTAACCCCAACAGTAGAAGCAGTGATTCCACCAGTAAAAACAACAGGAACAGAAACAGCAACCCCAATAGTGAAAGGAACAGAAACAGAAACAGCAACCCCAACAGTGAAAGGAACAGAAACAGAAACCGTAACAAATTCTAAAGAATTAAATAAAATAGTGGATGAAATTTATGGAGATAAATATCAAAAACCAGAATGGGGCAATGTTAAAGATCTTCCGGCGCAAGCTATTTTAGATTTAAAAGTTGGAACTATTAATGCTTCATATGAAAAGTTGCCTGAATTTGGACCAGTTGATGGAAAAACTTTTGATTGGTCTGAAAAAACAAATTGCGTAGCTCTTCATAAAACTCTTCAGGAATTAAAATCAAAAGGATTTACCCCTGCTCCCAATGAAACAGTTGAGGCTTTTATAAATAGGGCAACAACTCCTTTAGAAATAAAAATGACTGCGGAAGAAATTCAGGCGCATGAACAAGAAGTAGCAAAAACAATGCATAAAAATGAAATAGTTAAAACGCTTGAAATGGCGCGCACAGGTGGTAAGTCATTTTTTGGGAAACTTTTAACTTCTCAAGTTCCAGAAAGATTTCTTGATTTAAACAACAAAAATTGCATTTTAGATAAATTAAAAGTTAGCGATATTAATGCTGGAAAGAGCGCATTTTTGAAAAAGATGGAAGAAATAGGAGCTTATTACGGAAAAGGACTTTTTACGCGTTCTAAAAGTGCTTCAAGAATTTACGATACATTAATAACTTTATTAGACACAAAAACTTTAGATAAATCTTTACAAAATGAAACTTTAAGACAAGTTTTAATAGAGAAATAAAATTGTAAAATTGAAGACTGTCTTCAACAAGCAAAAATTTAATAAATTTTTAATTTTAATTTATCACTAACATTAACAGTGATAATTTAGAGAGAAAAATATATGACTAAACATGAATGTGCACAATTTAAATCAGAAGGAAATAGAGAGTTATTAATAAAAGACTTGATTCAAGAATGTCTTGATAAAAAGGAAAAAGATAAAGCAAACAATAAAGTTGCTTCGCCTCAAGCAGTAGAAGAATTTAAAGAAATGATTGAAAAAGCTAAAGGGTTAGAATTATCTTCAAATTTTTTTTCAAGAATTTATACTCACAGACATGGAGGAACAGTGGATGAACTTTACGAAGAGTTTATTAAATTAACCGAAAAAGAAAAAGAAGAAAAAATAAGAAAAAATATTGAAACTGCACAAGAAATGTTAAAGGAAAAACAGTATAAAGATACTGGCGAAGATTGCATAACGCAAGCAGAAGAAAGAATAAAAAAAGGGATAGAGCAATTATAATTATTTGACGGATAATTGAAAGTTATGTATAATATTTTAGCTTTTAGCTTTTATTTTATAAATTTTTATTATGTCTATTGCAATTATAAAAACCGGTGGAAAACAGTATAAAATTAAAAAAGATGCTGTTTTAAAGATTGAAAAAATCGAAGGAAATATAGGGGATCAAATTGAATTTGATAAAGTGTTTTTAATTTCTGATGACAAAGCAGAAAATGTTCAAATTGGTCAACCTTTTTTAGATACAAAAATAAAAGCTGAAATTTTGGAACAAGGCAAGGCCAAAAAGGTAATTGTAATTAAATACAAAGCAAAAACAAGAGAAAGAACAAAAAATGGTCATAGACAGTTATATACCAAAGTGAAAATAAAAGAAATAGGAAAATAAAAAATAATTTTAAATTTTAAATAAAAATCGGGTTAATAGACATTTTGGGTGCTTTTTATTTTAGTAATTCTTTGATCACTTTTATTCTTCGTTTTGATTTTAAGCCTCGGTGAATATTTATGAACAT
It contains:
- the rplU gene encoding 50S ribosomal protein L21, yielding MSIAIIKTGGKQYKIKKDAVLKIEKIEGNIGDQIEFDKVFLISDDKAENVQIGQPFLDTKIKAEILEQGKAKKVIVIKYKAKTRERTKNGHRQLYTKVKIKEIGK